Sequence from the [Clostridium] scindens genome:
GGAATTCATCCGCTCCAAGCATATGAACGGTCGATGGAAGCAGTGGCACATGCAATGATATATAATCGGCATTTTCAATCAATTCCTCAAAAGTGACTGACTCGACTCCAAGTTCCTTGCACAGTTCCAGATTCATATAAGGATCGTAAGCGACAATCTTCATGCCGAATGGCTTGATATAAGGCACCACTGATCTGGCAATTGCTCCAAAGCCTACAAGTCCAAATACCTTTCCCCTTGGGCTTCTAGCTCCCTCGATCACATTTACAGTATCGGCCCAATTCCCTGCTTTTACGGTTTTATCTGCAATCAGCAACTTCCTGTCGCATGCCAGTATCAGTGCAAGCGTGAGCATTGCCACCTCTTCCTGGCAGTAAACCGGAACATAGGTCACGACGATTCCTTTCGCTGTGGCCGCCGTCAGATCCACGTTATCAACGCCCACTCCATAGCGTCCGATCACCTTGCATTTTTCAAGCCCGTCAATCGTTTCTTTCGTAAATTTTCCTCCTACCGTCATAATAGCATCTGCGTCTTTTGCCACTTTAATAATTTCTTCTGGCGCGATGGCGTCGTACTGGCTTACTGTACAGCCAAATTCTTCTATAATTTCTTTTTCATACTCAGAAATTGGGAGAATCTTATCTACAAACACAATTTTATAATCTCTATTCATTTACAGCCTCCCTTTCATCCATGTCCTTAAACTTCTTTAGCCCGTAAAACGGCAGTATTTCCTTTGCGATTCGCTTGTAAGCATCATTTGGCGACAGGCCCCACTGAACCGGGCAAGGACTGATCACTTCAATAATCGAAAAGCCTTTCTTCTCAATCTGATACTGGATTCCCTTCTGAATGGCCTGCTTTGTTGCGCGTATATGGGCAGGGGTATCAATTGTAACCCGTTCTGCATAGCATACGCCATCCAACTGCGAAAGCATCTCTGACATTCGAATCGGCTTTCCGTGATATTCTCCATCCCGTCCATTTACGCAGGTAGTCGCCTTCTGTCCGATCAGTGTAGTAGGAGCCATCTGACCGCCCGTCATTCCATAGATTCCATTATTTACAAATATTACCGTTATTTTTTCCCCCCTGGCAGCCGCGTGTATAATCTCCGCCGTTCCAATTGCTGCCAGATCTCCGTCGCCTTGATACCCGATTACGATATTCTCCGGGCGTACCCGCTTAATGCCAGTAGCAACTGCAGGAGACCGTCCATGGAGGGGGAATGCAAAATCCACATTGAAAAAATCATAGATCATTCCTCCGCATCCTACGTAGCAGACGCCTATGGTCTGCTCTGCAATTTTCATTTCATCGATCACTTCCGCAAGGAGACGTTGAATCAGTCCATGTCCACAACCTGGGCAATATGTATTCACTTTGTCATTTAAACTAGAAGGCCTTCCATAAACCTTGTTTTCCATCCAATTCCCTCCAATCATTCTTTTCTTCCAAAAGCCCTATGATTTTTTCTTTCACCGTCAGCGAATTAATAATGCTTCCACCCATCCGACCATGGAAATACACCGGCTTCTTTTTTCCCAAATACATACGGATATCATTGCACATCATCCCTGCATTGCCTTCCAGCACTACCACTGACTTCGCATTCTTTGTCGCCTCCGCAAGTCCTTCTTCATCAAATGGCCATAAGGTGACAGGCCTGAATAATCCTACTTTCCGTCCTTCCTCTCTAAGCCGTGCCACCATCTCATGGGCAATCCGTGACACAAATCCAAAAGCCACAACTACGATCTGCGCATCTTCCGTCATAATGCTTTCCGAGCGTTTCTCCGTCCTAGCAGCCTGACTGTACTTCTCTTGCAAGACAATATTATGCTTTTCCAGATCTTCTGCAGAATTCTTAGGTTCCGCCTTTCTAGGTGCCCTATTCACACATCCTGTCAAAGCAAAATTCCGTTCTGGTATCTCATTTGGATTGATTGGTTCAGGAAATTCCACCAGTTCCACCATCTGTCCAATCGTACCGTCCGCAAGCACCATGGCCGGATTCCTATACTTATCAGATAACTCAAAGGCAAGCCTGGTAAGATCTGCCGCCTCCTGTACAGAATTGGGAGCCAGCGCGATAACATGATAATCACCAGTCCCGCCTCCTTTTGTAGCCTGATTATAATCCCCCTGAGTTGCCAGTATATTCCCCAGGCCAGGACCGCCACGCATCATATCAACAATGACCGCCGGTATCTCGAGATACGCCAGATGGGAGATTCCTTCCTGCTTCAGACTCATCGCCGTGCTGGCAGATGATGTCATAGCCCGGAATCCTGCTACGGAACTTCCAAATACCGCATTGATTGCTGTTATCTCGCTTTCAGTCTGAATAAACACGCGGCCTTTTTCCTGCATGTTCTTCCCCATATACTCAGTCAATTCATTCTGAGGCGTTATTGGGTATCCATAGTATGCCATACATCCGGAGCGAATCGCAGCCTCGCCAATCGCCTCATTTCCTTTCATAAAAACCTTTTCAGACAAATCTTCTCCTCCTTCCAGTATATCTAGTTATTTATGGCCGATCAGCATGCCCGGAACCGTTGCAGACATTGCCCTGATCTCCTCCTTGGATACGCCTTGTGCTAATAACGTCTTGATAAAACTCCGGACCCCCGGAATATATTCATGGCCGGGCTGTCCGCTGTCCGAGGCAAGCACCAGGTGATCCGTACCCTTCTTCTTAATCAGCGATTTAATCAGGCGGA
This genomic interval carries:
- a CDS encoding C-terminal binding protein codes for the protein MNRDYKIVFVDKILPISEYEKEIIEEFGCTVSQYDAIAPEEIIKVAKDADAIMTVGGKFTKETIDGLEKCKVIGRYGVGVDNVDLTAATAKGIVVTYVPVYCQEEVAMLTLALILACDRKLLIADKTVKAGNWADTVNVIEGARSPRGKVFGLVGFGAIARSVVPYIKPFGMKIVAYDPYMNLELCKELGVESVTFEELIENADYISLHVPLLPSTVHMLGADEFHRMKDTTIVVNTGRGALIDQKALVKAIKEGEIAAAGLDVLEFEPPDPEDEIFRLDNVITTGHIGAATTEALIRLRQSVARSIVDVLSGKRPKDIANPDVLEKVKLE
- a CDS encoding thiamine pyrophosphate-dependent enzyme; translated protein: MENKVYGRPSSLNDKVNTYCPGCGHGLIQRLLAEVIDEMKIAEQTIGVCYVGCGGMIYDFFNVDFAFPLHGRSPAVATGIKRVRPENIVIGYQGDGDLAAIGTAEIIHAAARGEKITVIFVNNGIYGMTGGQMAPTTLIGQKATTCVNGRDGEYHGKPIRMSEMLSQLDGVCYAERVTIDTPAHIRATKQAIQKGIQYQIEKKGFSIIEVISPCPVQWGLSPNDAYKRIAKEILPFYGLKKFKDMDEREAVNE
- the vorB gene encoding 3-methyl-2-oxobutanoate dehydrogenase subunit VorB, with protein sequence MSEKVFMKGNEAIGEAAIRSGCMAYYGYPITPQNELTEYMGKNMQEKGRVFIQTESEITAINAVFGSSVAGFRAMTSSASTAMSLKQEGISHLAYLEIPAVIVDMMRGGPGLGNILATQGDYNQATKGGGTGDYHVIALAPNSVQEAADLTRLAFELSDKYRNPAMVLADGTIGQMVELVEFPEPINPNEIPERNFALTGCVNRAPRKAEPKNSAEDLEKHNIVLQEKYSQAARTEKRSESIMTEDAQIVVVAFGFVSRIAHEMVARLREEGRKVGLFRPVTLWPFDEEGLAEATKNAKSVVVLEGNAGMMCNDIRMYLGKKKPVYFHGRMGGSIINSLTVKEKIIGLLEEKNDWRELDGKQGLWKAF